Part of the Permianibacter fluminis genome, AGATACGGCACCACGTAATCACCGAGCGTCAGCGAGAACGTGAAAATGGAGCCAGCAATCACGCCCGGCAGTGCCAGCGGCAGCAGCACCGTGCGGAAAGTTTGCGCTGGTGTTGCACCGAGATCGGCACTGGCATGCAGCAGCGATTCCGGCACCCGCTCCAGTGCGGCCTGAATCGGCAGAATCATGTACGGCAACCAGAGGTAGCTGAACACCAGAAACATGCCGAAGTAGGACGTGGAAAGCGTCTGGCCACCAATGCCGGGTGTGGCCAGCAGCGCTTGCAACAAACCATCCAGACCCAGTTGCTGCGCCGTCCAGGCGATCACGCCTTCCTTTGCCAGAATGATTTTCCAGGCATAAACCCGGACCAGATAATTGGCCCACAGCGGCAACATGATGGCGAGGTAGAAGAAGGCTTTCACTTTGCCGCTGGCATAGCGCGCCATGTAATAAGCGATCGGAAACGCCATCAGCGCGCAGGCAATGGTCACGGCCAAGGCCATGCTTGCCGTGCGCAGTACGATATCGAGATTGGCCGGCGAGCTGAGCAGATCGCGCCAGGTTGACAGCGTGAACTGCGGGACAACCTGACCGCTGAAATCATCGAGCGCGTAAAAGCTCTGCATCAGCAGCGCGAACAGTGAACCGAGATAGACGATGCCGAACCAGAGCAGCGGCGGCAACAGCAACAGCAATAAATACAGATTGCGGCGGCGATACAGCGCGGTTGACAGCGCTTGCCGCAGTCTGGCCCAAGCCGACGGGGCCGGTAACACGAGCGTGCTCATGTGCTGGCCTTCCCCGTGCTGTCTTTTTCTTTATGGGTCGCCCCAGTATTCGCGGTGACGCCAGCATCCAGCGCATGCAGGGCCGAGAACGGCACGCTCAGCGCGACTTTGGCTCCCACCGCGAATTGGGCATCCTCGTTGGCGCCGACCACGACAACGAGTTCATGCTGTTGTACCCGCACCGTGTAGCGACTGCTGGCGCCGTGAAATTGTCGGTCGATGATGTCGCCTTGCCAGCGCAAATCGTCGCTGCTGCCTTCGCCGATTCGGATGCGCTCCGGTCGCAGCGCAAAATGGCCAGCGCGGCCGAGCAACTGCTCGGCCATCGCGCCGTGCAGGACATTCGCCGTGCCGACAAATTGGGCAACGAATGGCGTGCCCGGTTCGGCGTACAGCTGTTGCGGCGGTGCCAGCTGTTCGATCCGGCCCTGGTTGAATACCGCCACCCGATCCGACATGCCGAGAGCTTCTTGCTGATCATGGGTGACGTAAACAAAGGTGATGCCGAGTTTTCGTTGCAGGGCTTTCAGCTCGCCTTGCATCTGTTCGCGCAATTTCAGATCAAGCGCGCCGAGCGGCTCATCGAGCAGCAGCACTTGTGGCTCGTTGATCAGCGCGCGGGCGAGCGCGATGCGCTGGCGTTGACCGCCGGACAGTTGGCCCGGTTTGCGGCTGGCAACGTGTTCGAGCTGCACGGTTTTCAGCATGGCCTGCGCGCGCTGCTCGCGCTCGCGCCGATTGACGCCCTTGACCATCAGACCGTAAGCGACGTTGTCGAGGATCGACAGATGCGGAAACAGCGCGTAATCCTGAAACACGGTATTGACGTTTCGCTGATACGGCGGCACGCCGGAGACATCTTTGCCGGCAATGACGATCTGGCCACTGTCAGGCAATTCGAAACCCGCCACCAGGCGCAGGCAGGTGGTCTTGCCGGAACCAGAAGGACCCAGCATGGAAAAGAATTCGCCTTCGCGAACGGCAAAGGACACGTTGTCCACAGCGCGGACATCGCCAAATTGGCGAACAACGCCATGAAACTCAATCGCGGTCGTCATAAGTCATTTTTCTTTGTGTGTGTGCAGGTGAATAGGCGTGAAAAAACGCCCTCGCGCTATCGAGGCATAGCGCGAGGGCGTAACAGCGTTCAGGCGCGGGCTAGCGACCGCTCATGATGGCGATATAGTCCGTGCTCCACTGCGCGTAGGGCACACAATTGCCGTTCTGTGACACGCAGGCTTTGACCGGTGTGCGCCAGAATCTGATCTGGTCAAACTGATCCATGCCATTGGTCTTGCAACCATCTTTGCCGAGCAATTCGCTGGCATCGCAGGCCGCCGGCACGGCCGGCAACGAACCGAACCAGGCCGAAACATCACCCTGTACTTTCGGATTCAGCGACCACTCCAACCACATATAAGCGCAGTTCGGGTGCTTGGCCTCGGCATGCAGCATGGTGGTGTCAGCCCAACCGGTAGCTCCTTCCTGCGGCACGACTGATGCGATGGTTTGGCCGTTGGCTTTCAGCGTGTTGACCTGATACGGCCACGAACCGGAAGCGACCACGCCTTCGTTGGTGAAGTCCTGCACTTGCAAGGTGGCGTCGTGCCAGTAGCGATGCACCAGCTGCTTTTGCTGACGCAGCAGAGCCAGCGCTTCGTTGTATTGCGCTTCGGTCAGTTCATACGGATCAACAATGCCGAGCGCCGGATTCTTGTGCATCAGATACAGCGCCGCATCGGCGATATGGATCGGGCCGTCAAAGGCCTGCACGCGGCCTTTGTTCGGTTTGCCATCGGGCAGATTTTGCGGCTCGAACACCACGCTCCAGCTGGTCGGCGGCGTTTTGAACACGCTGCTGTTGTACATCAGCACGTTCGGGCCCCATTGATACGGCGCGCCGTAATGCTGACCATCCACGGTGTGCCACGGCGCATTCTGCAAACGCGGATCGATATTTTTATAGGACGGAATCAAGTCGATATTGACCGGCTGGACTTTCTTGCCGGCAATCAGCCGCAGACTGGCATCACCGGACGCGGTGACCAAATCAAACCCGCCCTGATTCATCAGCGACACCATTTCGTCGGACGAGCCGGCGGTTTTGATATTCACTTTGCAGCTGCTCTGGGTTTCGAAGGCGGTGACCCAGTCATAGGCCTTGTCGGTTTCGCCGCGTTCGATGTAGCCGGGCCAGGCCAGGATGTCGACTTCGCCTTCACCGGCGCCGACCGAAGTCGGCAGGCTGCTGGCAGGGGCGACGGCGGCCGTGGTGGTGTCCGCCGGCGCCGGTGCCGGCTCTTCACTGCAGCCCGCCAGCAACGCTGCCAGTACCGCGGCGGTCAGTGCCGAACTGAACGAAAAACGACCAGGAACAGAAGGGAGTGCCAATTTACTAGACATACCGATTCTCCGTTGGGTGGCTGCCGACAGCCAGGATCGGCTGCACTGTTTTGGCAGGAATGC contains:
- a CDS encoding ABC transporter substrate-binding protein, with the protein product MSSKLALPSVPGRFSFSSALTAAVLAALLAGCSEEPAPAPADTTTAAVAPASSLPTSVGAGEGEVDILAWPGYIERGETDKAYDWVTAFETQSSCKVNIKTAGSSDEMVSLMNQGGFDLVTASGDASLRLIAGKKVQPVNIDLIPSYKNIDPRLQNAPWHTVDGQHYGAPYQWGPNVLMYNSSVFKTPPTSWSVVFEPQNLPDGKPNKGRVQAFDGPIHIADAALYLMHKNPALGIVDPYELTEAQYNEALALLRQQKQLVHRYWHDATLQVQDFTNEGVVASGSWPYQVNTLKANGQTIASVVPQEGATGWADTTMLHAEAKHPNCAYMWLEWSLNPKVQGDVSAWFGSLPAVPAACDASELLGKDGCKTNGMDQFDQIRFWRTPVKACVSQNGNCVPYAQWSTDYIAIMSGR
- a CDS encoding ABC transporter ATP-binding protein, which codes for MTTAIEFHGVVRQFGDVRAVDNVSFAVREGEFFSMLGPSGSGKTTCLRLVAGFELPDSGQIVIAGKDVSGVPPYQRNVNTVFQDYALFPHLSILDNVAYGLMVKGVNRREREQRAQAMLKTVQLEHVASRKPGQLSGGQRQRIALARALINEPQVLLLDEPLGALDLKLREQMQGELKALQRKLGITFVYVTHDQQEALGMSDRVAVFNQGRIEQLAPPQQLYAEPGTPFVAQFVGTANVLHGAMAEQLLGRAGHFALRPERIRIGEGSSDDLRWQGDIIDRQFHGASSRYTVRVQQHELVVVVGANEDAQFAVGAKVALSVPFSALHALDAGVTANTGATHKEKDSTGKAST
- a CDS encoding ABC transporter permease; translated protein: MSTLVLPAPSAWARLRQALSTALYRRRNLYLLLLLLPPLLWFGIVYLGSLFALLMQSFYALDDFSGQVVPQFTLSTWRDLLSSPANLDIVLRTASMALAVTIACALMAFPIAYYMARYASGKVKAFFYLAIMLPLWANYLVRVYAWKIILAKEGVIAWTAQQLGLDGLLQALLATPGIGGQTLSTSYFGMFLVFSYLWLPYMILPIQAALERVPESLLHASADLGATPAQTFRTVLLPLALPGVIAGSIFTFSLTLGDYVVPYLVGTSAFFIGQAVYVLQGASGNIPLAAAFSVLPVVIIAVYLVIAKRMGAFDAL